In Penicillium oxalicum strain HP7-1 chromosome VII, whole genome shotgun sequence, one DNA window encodes the following:
- a CDS encoding Glycine-rich RNA-binding protein GRP1A — protein MSKLFVHGLSWHTDDDALRQGFSQFGEIQEAIVVKDRATMRSRGFGFVRFATDAEADAAMDAMNNKEFDGRVIRVDKALDRPSRPEGGFQGRGGYNQAPNQGYQGGGGGGYNRGGYGGGYQQQQQPYGGGNSGYGGGGYGGGYGGGNSGYGGGGGWRNNQGPAPEGN, from the exons ATGTCGAAGCTTTTCGTTCA CGGCCTTTCCTGGCACACCGACGATGACGCTCTGCGTCAAGGATTCTCCCAGTTTGGCGAGATCCAAGAGGCC ATCGTCGTCAAGGATCGCGCCACCATGCGCAGCCGTGGATTCGGATTCGTGCGCTTTGCGACTgacgccgaggccgatgcCGCCATGGACGCGATGAACAACAAGGA ATTCGATGGCCGTGTCATTCGTGTTGACAAGGCTCTTGACCGCCCCAGCCGCCCCGAGGGTGGCTTCCAGGGCCGCGGAGGATACAACCAAGCCCCTAACCAAGGCTACCagggcggcggtggtggtggctaCAACCGTGGCGGATACGGTGGTGGttaccagcagcagcagcagccttATGGCGGCGGTAACAGCGGCTATGGTGGCGGCGGCTACGGCGGCGGTTATG GTGGCGGTAACTCGGGCtacggtggcggcggtg GCTGGCGTAACAACCAGGGCCCTGCTCCCGAAGGCAACTAA